One stretch of Armigeres subalbatus isolate Guangzhou_Male chromosome 2, GZ_Asu_2, whole genome shotgun sequence DNA includes these proteins:
- the LOC134217947 gene encoding uncharacterized protein LOC134217947 has product MNIIEEPLPGLIRLTDKTIKECKAIIGEARVKTVNPVLPRIKGLPKIHKPGKEMREIVSSVGPPTQNIAKWLVKEFQSMPKPFPSRSVINTQEFAQKLLESGHIEEEDIMVSFDVAALFPSVPVKDALNLLEDWLLTQRTETTWRGKVKMYLNLARLCMTENYFTFRGNYYKQTKGAPMGNPLSPFLCELFMANLENNLQEQGILPQKWWRYVDDIFSIINRKDLPRILEAINNVHKDIKFTFEEEKEGKLPFLDLLVIREANTTLSLEIYRKPTNTMRVIPYTSNHLYQHKTAAFHNMIHRMQIIPLNEKGKTKELQYILETAKINGYQERTVVT; this is encoded by the exons atgaacat tataGAGGAGCCGCTACCAGGATTAATACGACTCACGGACAAAACAATAAAGGAGTGTAaggcgatcatcggagaagcccgagTAAAGACAGTAAACCCGGTTCTACCTAGGATTAAAGGACTACCAAAAATCCATAAACCCGGCAAGGAGATGCGAGAGATAGTTTCTTCAGTGGGTCCCCCTACCCAAAACATAGCCAAATGGTTGgtaaaggagttccaaagtatgccgaaaccattccccagcaggtcagtcatcaacacccaggagttcgcccagaagctgttggaatcaggacacatcgaagaagaggacataatggtatcattcgacgtagcggcattgttccctagcgttccagtgaaagatgctctgaatcttctagaggattggctgctaacacaaaggacggaaacaacatggcgaggaaaggtgaagatgtacctaaatctggcaaggctatgcatgacggagaactacttcacatttcgtggcaactactacaaacagacgaaaggagcaccgatgggaaatccgctatcaccgtttttgtgcgaactgttcatggcgaatctggagaacaacctacaagaacaaggaatactaccccagaagtggtggagatacgtcgacgacattttcagcatcatcaaccgaaaggatctacccaggattttggaagcgataaacaacgtgcataaggacatcaaatttaccttcgaagaggaaaaagaaggtaaactacctttcttggatctactagtcatcagggaagcaaatacaacattgagcctcgaaatctacaggaagcccacgaacaccatgagagtcatcccatacacatcaaaccATTTGTATCAACATAAAACGGCAGCATTTCAtaacatgatccacaggatgcagattATACCCCTAAACGaaaaaggaaaaacgaaggaactgcaatacatcttggaaacagcgaagatcaacggataccaggagaggactgTCGTGACCTAG